The DNA sequence ATATTAATGATGATATAGAAATGAGTGATCTGAGAATGCCAATTTTAGGCTACATTATCCTTTGTGATAGTCAAGATAACGTAAGGTTAAATAACAGATCATTGTTAGACTTAGAAGATGCCGTCAAAAGTATTGGAGGGAAAACTTCACAAGAGTTAGGGCGAGTAAATCAGATTCCACAGCAACCAAATAGTATTGGGTTAGCGTTAGCAGAAGCTGCAATACAATATGAGGCGCATGTGAGAGAAATGGAAGAGAGAAATGTAAGGATTATCACCTCAATTGGAGCATTAGGTATAACAGCCTTAGGAGTGAATCTTGGAAAATCAAAAGTGAGTGAAATTATTGGTACAACACTTGGAGGACTATTATCCATGCCAATAATGGTCATGTTACCAGCATCAATAGCAGTAGCGTTAAAAAACAGGAATTCAGGGCTTAGAGAAGTAGTACAATATTCTCTTGATGCAACAAGTAAACCATCGAGGATTGGGTTAGTAGCAGCTTTAGGAGCAGGCGCGATGATGTTAATTAACAATATAACTAGCAGCAGCGCTGAAACAAATATGGAATTATTAGGCCCTGGTTTTATAGCTGCAACTGGAGCTGGAATTGGTGCTGCATTGTCAACGGCTTTAGCGAGAAGGATGTTTGCTACTATCTCTACAAATTTGGAAAACGCTACCACTGAACAACAAAATATGCAAGGACAGAACATATAGCTCTTTCCTACTTTCTCCTTTATTATGATCCCAGGTGACACTGGGATCTACTACGCAAATTATCTATAATGTTCATATAGTTGTAACTTAACCTACTAATTGCAAATCATACAGCTGGATTTTGCAGTCTAGAAAAGCTCAATTTATTTTCTTTTAGTGATTAATTGTTAGTTTAAGTAATTATATTAATATAATAAATATTTCCTTAATATACTAGTATTTACCTTATCATTTACACTTAAGCTTTAATAGTGGGGTAGTGATGGACACACAAGAATTAGAAAATTCACAGGAAAGTTTGTTGACTAGCTCCCCTACCCTTCTGTATATAAAACGACAAATTTTATAACTAAAAAAAGTACTTCCCCATTTTCAGAGCGCTGCATATAATAGAATTATATCGCAGTGTATTGCAAAACAAAATTCCCAATACTACAGGAGGCTTTATGAATAAGAAATTTTTCTATTCACCATTGTCAATAAAAAGCATAGGAGAAAATGGTGTATTTTCTGGCTATGCGAGCGTTTTTAACATAGTTGATAAGCAAAATGATCTGATATTGCCTGGAGCATTTAAGGAAAATTTAAATAAAAACAAGATAAAACTTCTTTGGCAGCACAATCCAAGCGAACCTATAGGTAATATTATAGATATTTGCGAAAATGATGTTGGCCTATATATAACTGCACATTTGCTTTTGGGTATCCAAAAAGCAGAGGAAATATATTTAATGCTCAAAACTGAGACTATTAACGGGCTTTCGATTGGTTATATACCTATAGAGTATGATGTTGATCGTGAAAGCGGAGCTCGAGTGTTAAAGCAAGTGGAATTATGGGAAGTTAGTTTGGTCACTTTTCCTGCAAACTTGGCAGCTCAGGTAATTAATGTGAAAAATCAGCACAATGAACAAGAAATGTTAGCAAGAGCAATAGAAAAAGCAAATTCTGTGCTTACGAACACGTGTATTTCTGCTTGAAGTGTGTAAAACTTTACCATAGTTTTACATTTGTATTAATATTTATTTAATATTAATACAAATATATATAATTTTATTACCATTAAAAATTTCAAAGTAAGAAAATGAGGTAATTTTATGCTGAATACTAACAATATAGTTAACTACAAAATTAATATTAAACAAAAGGAAAAAAAATACAGCTTATCTACTGTGCTTGCTTGGCTATATCTAAAAACAATTGGACGAATACTGCCAAAGAGATGGAGTAAATGGGCAGAGAATATCCTATATTACAATAAAGTTATTGCAGATCAGACTGATGCTCTTAAAGCAGTAGATCAAAGTATTCAAGTTCCTGAAGTTGTAGCACAAGAGATTCAGAGTGAGATAATGAGTGAAGATGAAACTACATTTCAATATATGGCAACGCAAACAGACGGTCTTATAACAGTAGATGAAAGTGTTCAAGTTCCTGAAGTTACAAAAGAAGAGAGTGAAGATGAAGGAGTTTATTTCAAAGTAAGTGGTGAATCCACTGATGAAGACTGCTCTGATATTGAGGTGGATGAAGAAGAGGTAGATAATCAAAACGAACTCCTTTGGGATAATGGACCACAAACAATATCCATAAATGATTCAGTGTCAGAAGAAACTGAGCAATTAAGATCACAACTTGAAAGTGATTATGTAGAACTAAAAAGCGTTACAAATCAAATAGAAAAATTACATGAAGAACAAATAAAGGAAAATTTAGTAGAGATGGAAAAAAAAGACGAAAAAATAAGCAGCTTAACGCAATTAAATAAAGCTTTAGAACAAGATAAAAAAGCAATGAATGATAAAAATAAAACCCTACAAACAGAAGTAATAGAACTTAAGAGTAAGTTAAAAAGCAAAATTAGTAACTTAAGTCGAGAAAAAGAAACTCTACAATCAAATGTAAATATATTGACTGTTCAATTACAAAGCGCTCAACAACAATTGGAGAGAGAGAAAATTGATTTAGAAGATAAATTAAAAGATTCAAGTAGTAAGTTAAGTGCTGCTGAAAAAGAGAACAAGAGGTTAGAAAATGAAGTTACCAAGTTACAAGAACAAGTACGGACATTAGAAGAAAGTAAAGAGTGGGAATCAGCTGGAATAGATGATAGCTTAAAGGAAACTTCTTTTGATCTAACAGAAATGTTAAAAGAAGAACTTGCAAAGCAAGAGAAGCAAATTGAGCAGTTACAAAAGGAACGGAAGCAAGCAGAAGATCAATCGAAAATTGATATTAAAAAACTACAGGAAGAAAAAGAAGGTCTATTGGTTAAAATAGATAAATTGAGGAAAAAATTAGAATCTTCGCACAGTGTTGCACTATCATCGATTCAAGCACATTCAGAAACACTTGGAGAAAATTACGAGTTAAAAATACAGAAAATTGAAAATTCAACAGCTGGAGGTGAACAACAAAATGGAAAGTTAACAGAAGATACACAAGAGCAAACAAAAGCTAAAGAGCTAGATACAATGAGTAGAGTATCTATTGCAAAGTCAACTACCAAATCAACTCTTTCAAAATTGTCTAACAAGCTTTTGAAGAATGAGAACCTCGATGCCTTTTTATCTGATCAAAATAAAGAGTTGAAAAAAAGTTTTCCTGAATTTGAAAAGAAACACTTTTGCCATAACGTGCTTAGAGGTTGTCCACAAATCAAGAAATAAGTAGTATATAAAGGCAGAATATTGAGGTAAGAGATGAGGAAAAAATATCCAACAGATTTAAGTAAAAGGGAATGGTCCCGAATAGAAAAACACTTCAGGGTATCGTATAAGAAAGGAGGAAGGCCGCCAAAATACAGTAAGTGTGAGATACTGAATGCAATTCTTTATGTACTGCGCACAAGATGTCAATGGCGCAATTTACCACACGATTTTCCGTTGTGGAAGGCTGTGCATGAACAGTTTAGAAGATGGAAAAAGCAGAGGATTTTTGAGAAAGTGAACTATGATATCACTAAATATAGTAGGTCAAAAATGGGAAGAAGTGAGGAGCCAAGCGCATGCATAGTGGATAGTCAATCGGTAAAAATCACGGAAAAAGGGGGGTCAAAGGTTATGATGGTGCAAAAAAAGTAAATGGGAGAAAAAGACATATAATCACAGATACTCAAGGATTTGTGCTTGGTTGCTATGTAGGAGCTGCAAGCGAAAATGACAGAGATGGGGTGAAGATGGTATTGGACAATATGAAAGAAAAATACAGCAATATTAAGAAAATGTGGGCTGATATGGGGTACCAAGGAAAAGATTTAAAAACCCATATAGAGGAAGAACATGGGATAGATATTGAAATTGTGAAAAGACCTCCATGTAGGTTTTGGGTGCATAAAGATACACCACCAGAACTATTGCCACAACGGGATCCTGGATTTGCAGTACAACCGAGAAGGTGGGTGGTAGAGAGGACTTTTGCTTGGATCAATAGAAATAGAAGGCTATCAAAGGAGTACGATTTACTTACAACATCTACTGAAAGTTTCATATATCTGGCTATGAGTAAAGTTATGTTAAGTAGGGAATATGCTTGAATTTAATGGTTTGTGGACAACCTCTTAATGAAATTATCAAGTCTCTATCAAATCAAGATGATGGTAAATTTG is a window from the Wolbachia endosymbiont of Armadillidium arcangelii genome containing:
- a CDS encoding HK97 family phage prohead protease, with product MNKKFFYSPLSIKSIGENGVFSGYASVFNIVDKQNDLILPGAFKENLNKNKIKLLWQHNPSEPIGNIIDICENDVGLYITAHLLLGIQKAEEIYLMLKTETINGLSIGYIPIEYDVDRESGARVLKQVELWEVSLVTFPANLAAQVINVKNQHNEQEMLARAIEKANSVLTNTCISA
- a CDS encoding IS5 family transposase (programmed frameshift); the encoded protein is MRKKYPTDLSKREWSRIEKHFRVSYKKGGRPPKYSKCEILNAILYVLRTRCQWRNLPHDFPLWKAVHEQFRRWKKQRIFEKVNYDITKYSRSKMGRSEEPSACIVDSQSVKITEKGGSKVMMGAKKVNGRKRHIITDTQGFVLGCYVGAASENDRDGVKMVLDNMKEKYSNIKKMWADMGYQGKDLKTHIEEEHGIDIEIVKRPPCRFWVHKDTPPELLPQRDPGFAVQPRRWVVERTFAWINRNRRLSKEYDLLTTSTESFIYLAMSKVMLSREYA